In the Sebastes fasciatus isolate fSebFas1 chromosome 20, fSebFas1.pri, whole genome shotgun sequence genome, one interval contains:
- the rnf40 gene encoding E3 ubiquitin-protein ligase BRE1B isoform X1 — MSGAGGGKRPSGGDSPPGPPEKKSKKEEKTTTTLIEPIRIAGVSSTEEMDMKVLQFKNKKLCERLEQRQTMEDELREKIEKLEKRQATDDTTLLIVNRYWSQLDENVHVLRKRIEPDAPVISTPAPPAPPLPEPTPMEEDGVSLVSPTSAVPPPPLPEGQNEGEQAEQQEGHQEEQKQPPPPTGSEELLTPAEPPQDSTTGASPPLAPISDNAKGFLSTLEHSSEEELTLHLQDRMQFSKEAIACLVCVFDRLHSRIDNMCKQVQAAACDDDSQSDIINVNHTLLEENSRLRDLATLLQGRHHKMSMEYNELVDKVTSSETKVSEMETTVEDLQWDIEKLRNREQKLNKHLAEAMEQLKSGYSSTGSSGGLSGGQITLNIQKFESLNAELEHNQELANSRMAELEKLQVELQEAVRESEKLKMDLRNIPEDIVKETVEYKCLQSQFSLLYNESLGVKTQLDEARALLLTAKNAHLRQIEHMESDELSLQKKLRTDVIQLEDTLAQVRKEYEMLRIEFEQNLAANEQAGPINREMRHLISSLQNHNLQLKGDVQRYKRKLRETQMEINKLRCQSGDTGVLNIEETTNDSMDVKKEEDEDQEEEEERRKELERQRAREREREREAERERERERERERQRSDELKRKDSDTLKMLRVELKKAQESQKEMKLLLDMYKSAPKEQRDKVQLMAAERKSKAEVDELRMRVRELEERERKESKKLADEDALRKIRVAEDTIEHLQKKLAATKQEEEALLSEMDVTGQAFEDMQEQNSRLLQQLREKDDANFKLMSERIKSNQIYKLLKEEKEELADQVLTFKTQVDAQLLVVQKLEEKEGILQCTLAALEKELSVRSQALELNKRKAVEAAQLAEDLKVQLEHTQAKLKEIQVSVAENRTARERESSNLKRAQEDLSRLRRKLEKQKKVEVYSDADEILQEEINQYKAKLRCPCCNTRDKETVLTKCFHVFCYECLKMRYDTRQRKCPKCNCAFGANDFHRIYIT; from the exons ATGTCAGGTGCTGGGGGAGGAAAACGTCCCTCAGGTGGGGACAGCCCCCCTGGCCCACCTGAGAAGAAGAgcaagaaagaggagaagaccACCACCACTCTCATTGAGCCCATACGCATAGCTGGAGTCTCCTCTACG GAGGAAATGGACATGAAGGTCCTCCAGTTCAAGAATAAGAAGCTGTGTGAGCGCTTGGAGCAGAGACAGACGATGGAGGATGAGTTACGAGAGAAAATTGAGAAGCTGGAGAAGAGACAAGCCACCGATGACACCACCCTGCTGATTGTCAATCGCTACTGGTCGCAG TTGGACGAAAATGTGCACGTTCTACGCAAACGCATTGAGCCAGATGCGCCGGTGATATCTACCCCTGCCCCACCCGCACCCCCTCTGCCTGAACCCACACCTATGGAGGAAGATGGTGTCAGTCTGGTCTCACCAACTTCTGCCGTgcctccacctccactcccAGAGGGCCAGAACGAGGGGGAGcaggcagagcagcaggaggggCATCAGGAAGAGCAGAAGCAGCCCCCGCCTCCTACTGGGTCAGAAGAGTTGTTGACACCCGCAGAGCCGCCACAGGACTCAACAACAG GTGCATCGCCGCCCCTTGCTCCAATAAGTGACAATGCCAAGGGTTTCCTGTCTACATTGGAGCACAGCAGCGAGGAGGAGCTCACCCTGCACCTCCAAGACCGCATGCAGTTCAGCAAGGAAGCCATTGCCTGCTTGGTCTGTGTCTTTGACAGGCTGCACAGCCGCATCGACAACATGTGCAAGCAAGTCCAGGCTGCAG CATGTGATGACGATAGCCAGTCTGACATCATCAATGTGAACCACACTCTGCTGGAGGAGAACAGTCGACTGCGAGACCTGGCCACTCTGCTGCAGGGCCGTCACCACAAGATGTCCATGGAG TACAATGAGTTAGTGGACAAGGTGACCAGCTCCGAGACCAAAGTGTCTGAGATGGAGACGACAGTGGAAGACCTGCAGTGGGACATTGAGAAACTCCGCAACAGGGAACAAAAGCTCAACAAACATCTGGCCGAAGCCATGGAGCAG CTGAAGTCTGGATACAGCAGCACAGGCAGCTCAGGTGGACTTTCTGGAGGCCAGATTACACTGAACATTCAGAAG TTTGAGAGTCTCAATGCAGAGTTGGAGCACAACCAGGAGTTGGCTAATAGCCGCATGGCAGAGTTGGAGAAGCTGCAGGTGGAGCTCCAGGAGGCTGTGAGGGAGAGTGAGAAGCTTAAG ATGGACTTGCGGAATATTCCAGAAGACATTGTGAAGGAGACTGTAGAGTACAAATGTCTGCAGTCCCAATTCTCCCTGCTCTACAATGAGTCCCTCGGGGTGAAAACCCAGCTGGATGAGGCACGAGCCCTCCTGCTCACCGCCAAGAACGCCCACCTCCGACAGATTGAGCACATGGAG AGTGATGAGCTGTCCCTTCAGAAGAAGCTGCGGACTGATGTCATCCAGCTGGAGGATACCCTGGCCCAGGTGCGCAAAGAGTACGAGATGCTGCGCATCGAGTTTGAGCAGAACCTGGCAGCCAACGAGCAAGCAG GACCAATCAACAGGGAGATGCGACACTTAATCAGCAGCCTCCAGAACCACAATCTGCAGTTGAAAGGTGACGTGCAGCGCTATAAGAGGAAGTTGCGGGAAACCCAGATGGAGATCAATAAG TTGCGTTGTCAAAGTGGCGACACGGGGGTTCTTAATATAGAGGAGACGACGAATGACAGCATGGAcgtgaagaaagaggaggatgaggaccaggaggaggaggaggagaggaggaaggaactGGAGAGGCAGCGGGcccgggagagagagagggagagggaggctgAGCGAGAACGAGAAAGGgagcgcgagagagagaggcagcgcaGCGACGAGCTGAAGAGGAAGGACTCTGACACGCTGAAGATGCTCCGAGTAGAACTCAA GAAAGCCCAGGAGTCCCAGAAAGAGATGAAGCTCTTGTTAGACATGTACAAGTCGGCTCCAAAGGAGCAGAGGGACAAAGTGCAGCTCATGGCAGCTGAACGCAAATCTAAAGCTGAG GTGGATGAGTTGAGGATGCGAGTGCgagagctggaggagagggagaggaaggaaagCAAGAAGCTGGCCGACGAAGACGCCCTCAGGAAGATTCGAGTGGCAGAAGACACCATTGAGCATCTGCAGAAGAAACTCGCTGCCAcgaagcag gaggaggaagcccTGCTGAGTGAGATGGATGTTACGGGCCAGGCCTTCGAGGACATGCAGGAGCAGAACAGCCGCTTGTTGCAGCAGTTACGGGAGAAGGACGACGCCAATTTCAAGCTGATGAGTGAGCGGATCAAATCCAACCAGATCTACAAACTGctgaaagaggagaaggaggagttgGCTGACCAAGTTCTCACATTCAAAACCCAG GTGGATGCCCAGCTGTTGGTTGTGCAGAAGCTAGAGGAAAAAGAGGGCATCCTCCAGTGCACGCTTGCCGCTTTGGAAAAAGAGCTGTCTGTCCGGTCACAAGCACTAGAACTCAACAAGAGGAAG GCGGTGGAGGCTGCCCAGCTGGCAGAGGACCTGAAGGTGCAGCTGGAGCACACGCAGGCCAAGCTTAAGGAGATCCAGGTCTCTGTGGCTGAGAACCGCACCGCCCGGGAGAGGGAGAGCAGCAACCTGAAACGAGCACAG GAGGATCTGTCGAGGCTGAGACGGAAGCTGGAGAAACAGAAGAAGGTGGAGGTGTACTCCGATGCTGATGAGATCCTGCAGGAGGAGATCAACCAGTACAAG GCCAAGCTGCGCTGCCCCTGCTGCAACACACGAGACAAGGAGACGGTGCTCACCAAGTGTTTCCACGTATTCTGCTACGAATGTCTGAAGATGCGTTACGACACCCGACAGAGGAAGTGCCCCAAGTGCAACTGTGCCTTCGGAGCCAACGACTTCCACCGCATCTACATCACCTAA
- the rnf40 gene encoding E3 ubiquitin-protein ligase BRE1B isoform X2, which produces MSGAGGGKRPSGGDSPPGPPEKKSKKEEKTTTTLIEPIRIAGVSSTEEMDMKVLQFKNKKLCERLEQRQTMEDELREKIEKLEKRQATDDTTLLIVNRYWSQLDENVHVLRKRIEPDAPVISTPAPPAPPLPEPTPMEEDGVSLVSPTSAVPPPPLPEGQNEGEQAEQQEGHQEEQKQPPPPTGSEELLTPAEPPQDSTTGASPPLAPISDNAKGFLSTLEHSSEEELTLHLQDRMQFSKEAIACLVCVFDRLHSRIDNMCKQVQAAACDDDSQSDIINVNHTLLEENSRLRDLATLLQGRHHKMSMEYNELVDKVTSSETKVSEMETTVEDLQWDIEKLRNREQKLNKHLAEAMEQLKSGYSSTGSSGGLSGGQITLNIQKFESLNAELEHNQELANSRMAELEKLQVELQEAVRESEKLKMDLRNIPEDIVKETVEYKCLQSQFSLLYNESLGVKTQLDEARALLLTAKNAHLRQIEHMESDELSLQKKLRTDVIQLEDTLAQVRKEYEMLRIEFEQNLAANEQAGPINREMRHLISSLQNHNLQLKGDVQRYKRKLRETQMEINKLRCQSGDTGVLNIEETTNDSMDVKKEEDEDQEEEEERRKELERQRAREREREREAERERERERERERQRSDELKRKDSDTLKMLRVELKKAQESQKEMKLLLDMYKSAPKEQRDKVQLMAAERKSKAEVDELRMRVRELEERERKESKKLADEDALRKIRVAEDTIEHLQKKLAATKQEEALLSEMDVTGQAFEDMQEQNSRLLQQLREKDDANFKLMSERIKSNQIYKLLKEEKEELADQVLTFKTQVDAQLLVVQKLEEKEGILQCTLAALEKELSVRSQALELNKRKAVEAAQLAEDLKVQLEHTQAKLKEIQVSVAENRTARERESSNLKRAQEDLSRLRRKLEKQKKVEVYSDADEILQEEINQYKAKLRCPCCNTRDKETVLTKCFHVFCYECLKMRYDTRQRKCPKCNCAFGANDFHRIYIT; this is translated from the exons ATGTCAGGTGCTGGGGGAGGAAAACGTCCCTCAGGTGGGGACAGCCCCCCTGGCCCACCTGAGAAGAAGAgcaagaaagaggagaagaccACCACCACTCTCATTGAGCCCATACGCATAGCTGGAGTCTCCTCTACG GAGGAAATGGACATGAAGGTCCTCCAGTTCAAGAATAAGAAGCTGTGTGAGCGCTTGGAGCAGAGACAGACGATGGAGGATGAGTTACGAGAGAAAATTGAGAAGCTGGAGAAGAGACAAGCCACCGATGACACCACCCTGCTGATTGTCAATCGCTACTGGTCGCAG TTGGACGAAAATGTGCACGTTCTACGCAAACGCATTGAGCCAGATGCGCCGGTGATATCTACCCCTGCCCCACCCGCACCCCCTCTGCCTGAACCCACACCTATGGAGGAAGATGGTGTCAGTCTGGTCTCACCAACTTCTGCCGTgcctccacctccactcccAGAGGGCCAGAACGAGGGGGAGcaggcagagcagcaggaggggCATCAGGAAGAGCAGAAGCAGCCCCCGCCTCCTACTGGGTCAGAAGAGTTGTTGACACCCGCAGAGCCGCCACAGGACTCAACAACAG GTGCATCGCCGCCCCTTGCTCCAATAAGTGACAATGCCAAGGGTTTCCTGTCTACATTGGAGCACAGCAGCGAGGAGGAGCTCACCCTGCACCTCCAAGACCGCATGCAGTTCAGCAAGGAAGCCATTGCCTGCTTGGTCTGTGTCTTTGACAGGCTGCACAGCCGCATCGACAACATGTGCAAGCAAGTCCAGGCTGCAG CATGTGATGACGATAGCCAGTCTGACATCATCAATGTGAACCACACTCTGCTGGAGGAGAACAGTCGACTGCGAGACCTGGCCACTCTGCTGCAGGGCCGTCACCACAAGATGTCCATGGAG TACAATGAGTTAGTGGACAAGGTGACCAGCTCCGAGACCAAAGTGTCTGAGATGGAGACGACAGTGGAAGACCTGCAGTGGGACATTGAGAAACTCCGCAACAGGGAACAAAAGCTCAACAAACATCTGGCCGAAGCCATGGAGCAG CTGAAGTCTGGATACAGCAGCACAGGCAGCTCAGGTGGACTTTCTGGAGGCCAGATTACACTGAACATTCAGAAG TTTGAGAGTCTCAATGCAGAGTTGGAGCACAACCAGGAGTTGGCTAATAGCCGCATGGCAGAGTTGGAGAAGCTGCAGGTGGAGCTCCAGGAGGCTGTGAGGGAGAGTGAGAAGCTTAAG ATGGACTTGCGGAATATTCCAGAAGACATTGTGAAGGAGACTGTAGAGTACAAATGTCTGCAGTCCCAATTCTCCCTGCTCTACAATGAGTCCCTCGGGGTGAAAACCCAGCTGGATGAGGCACGAGCCCTCCTGCTCACCGCCAAGAACGCCCACCTCCGACAGATTGAGCACATGGAG AGTGATGAGCTGTCCCTTCAGAAGAAGCTGCGGACTGATGTCATCCAGCTGGAGGATACCCTGGCCCAGGTGCGCAAAGAGTACGAGATGCTGCGCATCGAGTTTGAGCAGAACCTGGCAGCCAACGAGCAAGCAG GACCAATCAACAGGGAGATGCGACACTTAATCAGCAGCCTCCAGAACCACAATCTGCAGTTGAAAGGTGACGTGCAGCGCTATAAGAGGAAGTTGCGGGAAACCCAGATGGAGATCAATAAG TTGCGTTGTCAAAGTGGCGACACGGGGGTTCTTAATATAGAGGAGACGACGAATGACAGCATGGAcgtgaagaaagaggaggatgaggaccaggaggaggaggaggagaggaggaaggaactGGAGAGGCAGCGGGcccgggagagagagagggagagggaggctgAGCGAGAACGAGAAAGGgagcgcgagagagagaggcagcgcaGCGACGAGCTGAAGAGGAAGGACTCTGACACGCTGAAGATGCTCCGAGTAGAACTCAA GAAAGCCCAGGAGTCCCAGAAAGAGATGAAGCTCTTGTTAGACATGTACAAGTCGGCTCCAAAGGAGCAGAGGGACAAAGTGCAGCTCATGGCAGCTGAACGCAAATCTAAAGCTGAG GTGGATGAGTTGAGGATGCGAGTGCgagagctggaggagagggagaggaaggaaagCAAGAAGCTGGCCGACGAAGACGCCCTCAGGAAGATTCGAGTGGCAGAAGACACCATTGAGCATCTGCAGAAGAAACTCGCTGCCAcgaagcag gaggaagcccTGCTGAGTGAGATGGATGTTACGGGCCAGGCCTTCGAGGACATGCAGGAGCAGAACAGCCGCTTGTTGCAGCAGTTACGGGAGAAGGACGACGCCAATTTCAAGCTGATGAGTGAGCGGATCAAATCCAACCAGATCTACAAACTGctgaaagaggagaaggaggagttgGCTGACCAAGTTCTCACATTCAAAACCCAG GTGGATGCCCAGCTGTTGGTTGTGCAGAAGCTAGAGGAAAAAGAGGGCATCCTCCAGTGCACGCTTGCCGCTTTGGAAAAAGAGCTGTCTGTCCGGTCACAAGCACTAGAACTCAACAAGAGGAAG GCGGTGGAGGCTGCCCAGCTGGCAGAGGACCTGAAGGTGCAGCTGGAGCACACGCAGGCCAAGCTTAAGGAGATCCAGGTCTCTGTGGCTGAGAACCGCACCGCCCGGGAGAGGGAGAGCAGCAACCTGAAACGAGCACAG GAGGATCTGTCGAGGCTGAGACGGAAGCTGGAGAAACAGAAGAAGGTGGAGGTGTACTCCGATGCTGATGAGATCCTGCAGGAGGAGATCAACCAGTACAAG GCCAAGCTGCGCTGCCCCTGCTGCAACACACGAGACAAGGAGACGGTGCTCACCAAGTGTTTCCACGTATTCTGCTACGAATGTCTGAAGATGCGTTACGACACCCGACAGAGGAAGTGCCCCAAGTGCAACTGTGCCTTCGGAGCCAACGACTTCCACCGCATCTACATCACCTAA
- the phkg2 gene encoding phosphorylase b kinase gamma catalytic chain, liver/testis isoform, with protein MTKDIVVGDELPDWVGAKEFYQKYDPKEVIGRGVSSVVRRCVHRHTGQELAVKVIEIIAEKMTIQQLEEVKTSTLKEIQVLNMVKGHSSIITLIDSYESTTFIFLVFDLMRRGELFDYLTEKVTLNEKETRYMMRALLEAVQYLHSLNIVHRDLKPENVLLCDQGNIKLSDFGFSVQLQPGEKLRELCGTPGYLAPEILKCSMDEMHPGYGQEVDLWACGVILFTLLAGSPPFWHRKQMLMLRMIMEGRYKFSSPEWDDRSDTVKDLISRLLVTDTAVRLTAEQALAHPFFRQYQKEDVRLFSPRKTFRVLIISVLACIRMYSRYRRARPLTREVLARDPYSLRGVRKLIDGCAFRIYGHWVKKGEQQNRAALFQNTAKIMLLDLEDFET; from the exons ATGACCAAAGACATTGTTGTTGGAGATGAATTACCTGACTGGGTGGGGGCCAAGGAGTTTTACCAGAAATATGACCCTAAAGAGGTGATTGGCAG GGGTGTGAGCAGTGTGGTGCGCAGGTGTGTGCACAGACACACGGGTCAGGAGTTGGCAGTGAAGGTTATTGAGATCATAGCAGAGAAGATGACAAtccagcagctggaggaggtgAAAACCTCCACGCTGAAGGAGATCCAAGTCCTCAACATGGTGAAGGGACACTCCTCAATCA TCACTCTCATTGATTCCTATGAGTCCACAACCTTCATATTTTTGGTGTTTGACCT CATGAGGCGGGGAGAGCTGTTTGACTACCTCACAGAAAAAGTTACTCTGAATGAGAAGGAAACCAG GTACATGATGCGAGCTCTGCTGGAGGCCGTGCAGTACCTCCACTCCCTCAACATCGTCCACCGGGACTTAAAACCTGAGAATGTTCTCCTGTGTGATCAGGGAAACATCAAACTGTCCGATTTTGGTTTCTCAGTGCAGCTACAACCTGGAGAGAAGCTCAGAG AGCTTTGTGGGACGCCTGGTTATTTGGCCCCAGAAATACTGAAATGTTCAATGGATGAAATGCACCCAGGCTATGGCCAAGAGGTCGATCt CTGGGCGTGTGGCGTGATCCTTTTCACCTTACTGGCCGGCTCGCCACCGTTCTGGCATCGCAAGCAGATGCTGATGCTGAGGATGATCATGGAGGGTCGCTATAAGTTCAGCTCCCCAGAGTGGGATGACAGGTCTGACACCGTGAAAGATCTG ATATCCAGACTGCTGGTGACGGACACAGCTGTCCGTCTCACCGCTGAGCAAGCTTTAGCACATCCCTTCTTCAGACAGTACCAGAAGGAGGACGTGCGACTCTTCAGTCCCAGAAAGACATTTAGG GTGTTGATCATCAGCGTGCTGGCCTGCATCAGGATGTACAGCCGTTACCGCAGGGCTCGGCCGCTGACCCGGGAGGTGCTGGCCAGAGATCCTTACTCCCTCCGCGGCGTCCGCAAACTCATCGACGGCTGCGCCTTCCGCATCTACGGGCACTGGGTGAAGAAAGGGGAGCAGCAGAACCGAGCCGCCCTCTTTCAGAACACAGCTAAGATCATGCTGCTGGACCTAGAGGACTTTGAAACATAA
- the cfap119 gene encoding cilia- and flagella-associated protein 119 isoform X1: MDTKTTVPQALKAKLMLWTDVSYHDMEEIDRMQSIPDLESALCSVFEVELPEPRRGVLLELYIQAVLFCRECNFKKEQTSALLSIIKSIHEVNIETPLNDIEQCFKYCKELLLCHSVRRPPFSINLFSSEEVDRVLKYIYNSYVRHYKLYKYIFTPQFKLDLSLTYSGMPDQDDPNMEDYSAPDVITSGEPETETDSSPQTQEASIDEEPEGAALDSKSELKALIEKEVREQMTLVSGQLDQRMKDIENQHNSPPNSRRSSHKAKKNNG; this comes from the exons atggatacGAAAACAACG GTGCCACAGGCCCTAAAAGCTAAATTGATGCTATG gacaGATGTAAGCTaccatgacatggaggagattgACAGAATGCAGTCCATTCCTGATCTGGAGAG CGCTTTATGCAGTGTGTTCGAAGTCGAACTTCCTGAACCGAGAAGAGGAGTCCTGCTGGAGCTGTATATCCAGGCTGTGCTTTTTTGCAGAGAGTGCAACTTTAAAAAAGAGCAAACTTCGGCTCTCTTGTCCATCATCAAGTCCATCCATGAGGTTAACATAG AAACGCCACTCAACGACATAGAACAGTGTTTCAAATACTGCAAGGAGCTACTTCTCTGTCACTCAGTCAGG CGACCCCCCTTTAGCATCAACCTCTTCAGCTCTGAGGAGGTGGACCGCGTCTTAAAGTACATCTATAACAGCTACGTGAGACACTACAAACTCTACAAATATATTTTCACTCCACAG tttAAACTTGATTTGTCTTTGACTTACTCTGGAATGCCAGACCAGGATGATCCTAACATGGAGGATTATTCTGCTCCAG ATGTGATAACATCTGGTGAaccagaaacagagacagacagctctCCTCAAACACAGGAAGCATCCATCGACGAAGAGCCAGAGGGGGCCGCACTCG ATTCAAAATCAGAACTGAAGGCACTGATCGAGAAAGAGGTCAGAGAGCAGATGACGCTCGTGTCTGGACAACTAGATCAGCGAATGAAAGACATTGAAAATCAGCACAACAGCCCACCGAATTCTCGACGGTCCAGCCACAAggccaaaaaaaataatggatga
- the cfap119 gene encoding cilia- and flagella-associated protein 119 isoform X2 — protein sequence MEEIDRMQSIPDLESALCSVFEVELPEPRRGVLLELYIQAVLFCRECNFKKEQTSALLSIIKSIHEVNIETPLNDIEQCFKYCKELLLCHSVRRPPFSINLFSSEEVDRVLKYIYNSYVRHYKLYKYIFTPQFKLDLSLTYSGMPDQDDPNMEDYSAPDVITSGEPETETDSSPQTQEASIDEEPEGAALDSKSELKALIEKEVREQMTLVSGQLDQRMKDIENQHNSPPNSRRSSHKAKKNNG from the exons atggaggagattgACAGAATGCAGTCCATTCCTGATCTGGAGAG CGCTTTATGCAGTGTGTTCGAAGTCGAACTTCCTGAACCGAGAAGAGGAGTCCTGCTGGAGCTGTATATCCAGGCTGTGCTTTTTTGCAGAGAGTGCAACTTTAAAAAAGAGCAAACTTCGGCTCTCTTGTCCATCATCAAGTCCATCCATGAGGTTAACATAG AAACGCCACTCAACGACATAGAACAGTGTTTCAAATACTGCAAGGAGCTACTTCTCTGTCACTCAGTCAGG CGACCCCCCTTTAGCATCAACCTCTTCAGCTCTGAGGAGGTGGACCGCGTCTTAAAGTACATCTATAACAGCTACGTGAGACACTACAAACTCTACAAATATATTTTCACTCCACAG tttAAACTTGATTTGTCTTTGACTTACTCTGGAATGCCAGACCAGGATGATCCTAACATGGAGGATTATTCTGCTCCAG ATGTGATAACATCTGGTGAaccagaaacagagacagacagctctCCTCAAACACAGGAAGCATCCATCGACGAAGAGCCAGAGGGGGCCGCACTCG ATTCAAAATCAGAACTGAAGGCACTGATCGAGAAAGAGGTCAGAGAGCAGATGACGCTCGTGTCTGGACAACTAGATCAGCGAATGAAAGACATTGAAAATCAGCACAACAGCCCACCGAATTCTCGACGGTCCAGCCACAAggccaaaaaaaataatggatga
- the LOC141758781 gene encoding uncharacterized protein LOC141758781, translating into MFFSGGVLYYFNGPCQVMCSVTGGYRVLDMEDPDIRQQKLDNQRTLMIKKQQKKRADSQMVVANRDARQKKGKHKTSRSDETPLLISQSLSSASLSDQVEHAHDNPLDEITLGEASMTLDEMPSENHATPRKMNFELDEEPEAMWEVENDAQAGGKKTKKKEVKKEKDQQMEQSDDKEKKEKKTKKKGKEKESESPQMTNKTTKQERKKKHLQEGSTQETESMEEGASPKNNDDESDDEEEDGSQRPVPQSPKKKKKLDTSRCQISDDSKDEEIQEKEKKEKKEKKTKKAEKTTPSLASLNSNYRENSSSDSESNERSTSPMSVEDLEKFACRPAPRDVTIQCRVTRDRRGMEKGIYPTYYLHMEKEDGKRVFLMAGRKRKKCKTSNYLISTDPTNLSRDTNCYIGKLRSNVLGTKFTVYDGGENPEKKPFIKECESVRQELAAICYETNVLGFKGPRKMTVVIPGMMENDERVSIRPKNELETLLVRHVNSNTDKLVTLVNKSPSWNEQTQSYVLNFHGRVTQASVKNFQIIHPDNEDYIVMQFGRVAEDVFSMDYSFPMCALQAFAITLSSFDGKLACE; encoded by the exons atgtttttttcagggggtgttttatattattttaacgGGCCCTGTCAGGTGATGTGTAGTGTGACGGGAGGCTACAGAGTTTTAG ACATGGAGGACCCTGATATACGACAACAGAAGCTGGACAACCAG CGAACCCTAATGATAAAAAAGCAGCAAAAGAAGAGGGCTGATTCTCAAATGGTGGTAGCCAATCGGGACGCTCGCCAAAAGAAAGGAAAGCACAAAACCTCCCGCTCTGACGAAACACCTCTGTTGATCAGCCAATCCCTGAGCAGCGCTTCCCTGAGTG ATCAAGTCGAACATGCCCATGATAACCCATTGGATGAGATCACATTAGGTGAAGCAAGCATGACGTTAGATGAGATGCCTTCAGAGAATCACGCCACTCCCAGGAAAATGAACTTTGAGCTTGACGAAGAGCCTGAGGCGATGTGGGAAGTGGAGAACGATGCTCAGGCGGGGgggaaaaagacaaagaagaaagaagtgaaaaaagaaaaagaccaaC AGATGGAACAGAGCGATGAcaaggagaaaaaggagaaaaaaacaaagaagaaaggCAAAGAGAAAGAATCTGAATCCCCACAGATGACAAACAAGACGACCAAACAAGAGCGTAAAA AGAAGCACTTGCAGGAGGGTTCAACCCAGGAGACAGAGTCAATGGAAGAGGGGGCAAGTCCAAAGAATAACGATGATGAAAGCGACGATGAAGAGGAAGATGGGTCCCAGAGGCCTGTCCCTCAGTCGcctaagaagaagaaaaaactcgACACAT CCAGGTGCCAAATAAGTGATGACAGTAAAGACGAGGAAATCcaggaaaaggagaaaaaggagaaaaaggagaaaaagacGAAGAAAGCAGAGAAAACTACGCCGAGTCTCGCTTCCCTTAACTCCAACTACAGGGAGAATTCATCCTCAGACAGTGAATCTAATGAAAGA TCAACATCTCCAATGTCAGTGGAGGACCTTGAGAAGTTTGCTTGTCGTCCAGCCCCCAGAGATGTGACGATCCAGTGTAGGGTCACCAGGGATAGGAGAGGCATGGAGAAGGGCATTTACCCGACTTACTACCTCCACATGGAGAAGGAGGACGGCAAGAGG GTGTTTCTGATGGCAGGCAGAAAAAGGAAGAAGTGCAAAACATCCAACTATCTCATCTCCACCGACCCGACGAATCTGTCCAGAGATACAAACTGCTACATAGGAAAACTAAG GTCCAACGTTCTGGGTACAAAGTTCACCGTCTATGATGGAGGTGAAAACCCGGAGAAAAAGCCCTTCATCAAAGAGTGCGAATCAGTGCGACAGGAGCTGGCAGCAATTTGCTAT GAGACCAATGTGCTGGGATTCAAGGGTCCCAGGAAGATGACGGTGGTCATCCCCGGCATGATGGAGAACGATGAAAGAGTGTCCATTCGTCCAAAAAAT GAACTTGAGACCTTACTGGTCCGCCATGTGAACAGCAACACAGACAAACTGGTCACACTGGTGAACAAATCCCCGAGCTGGAACGAACAGACTCAGTCGTATGTGCTTAACTTCCACGGCCGTGTCACCCAGGCCTCCGTCAAAAACTTCCAGATCATCCACCCCGACAACG AGGATTACATCGTGATGCAGTTTGGCCGTGTAGCGGAGGACGTCTTCTCCATGGATTACAGTTTCCCCATGTGTGCCCTGCAGGCCTTTGCCATCACCCTGTCGTCATTTGATGGTAAACTGGCCTGTGAATGA